Genomic DNA from Candidatus Schekmanbacteria bacterium:
TATTAACGATTTTAGTTTTTTGATCAGATTTAAACCATTAGAGATTAAAGTATGGAAGCTTTAATCTCAGCTATTAACCAAATAGCGAAACTTTCAAGGAGGAATTAGCATGGCATTACGTATTAACACGAACATAGAATCAATCAATGCACAACGCAACCTTACTACATCTACCTCAGCATTAAACAAATCTCTTGAAAAATTGTCATCTGGTTTGAG
This window encodes:
- a CDS encoding flagellin FliC, with protein sequence MALRINTNIESINAQRNLTTSTSALNKSLEKLSSGL